In Kryptolebias marmoratus isolate JLee-2015 linkage group LG4, ASM164957v2, whole genome shotgun sequence, the following proteins share a genomic window:
- the rab44 gene encoding ras-related protein Rab-44 isoform X4 produces MCLIWVPQNDSLSVHERTSMDFHNSGSRRKLGSSRRNKGRQTVKDSVTETNKNPIQEDEEKASSTKLSETALTVESTGQKEENIDAGAFGWTSELTSVGVLSTSNADEMVVDKSLIPDGDLSSIFSMIDTRSRQTDESTEPPVQDRSVEENVLVSEPEVRPVTAEINTDKSISREETDPEDQVEKASPNSNITQSPQHTEDGVEKVHEQEADQTEGVFHIYDTAEKESDHAAEKTEIMTRNVFDSTKSKEKDEETETLRRLSDSGLSATPERSTENSSYKDHAEVEYSVEQEAYSSPQDNLPTNEEQDESTKTSTAIETLHSEDIAIKDHEEQINPEQMQEMHQIDFISLTQSKSTVQTLQPDANVALESDSQDNYEGNKDETHSGLKTAGIRRKLGSSRRIKAKQDAKFTEANQEHKEEGVENSENNEATQMFATETIQQRESDDLKSAEKLETISSTEEKKAEKQQEEDEDLDNRTVSTSDNIPSSDQEDYHESVKDTKEKRVKLVHDPDISIQLPGYDTDKKGFLMQSTEASVSKDDSDMESVLYHDDTVIPEPGSVSVPDQDEATHHQNREAETPEQEVQLQQTSKATETVVCVPSKDRSTEVASSVNVQDPELSEAGEKRICADQEVNASPESISASEEPPVDASYISGISTTMDAGNSQQETTSSDFSDSLEVKSKHKRRKFGSSRRTPVNKKQEGEAHSADVTKTESSTEDGMRGVEKMKVVEEFPSTAEGVESENVQPLHGALVQREAAEARTAESDEHRLVQATAEQKPESTSERIHSPTVEVKSASPDFSSTNRRREMGSTHKNLGSQSKTENLDQEELEIGATKSETTRGGISSENVWEVKEANLQVQAEYKVSSFDQRKEKVFETVAVSHIDKALIKPLAEQTPEEDPVSLSHNDSASGGRRKKFGSNRKTRSQQRNKDQNECEVGLIEAQNENDAGGIPEEGAPGAAVLRTDKSPDLDNIPEDDGNGDKASASISIPETKLFSKSVRETTSRTLYPDEIPFGQGRERQLFFGTDRSNCYNVVLVGESSVGKSSFMKRAQTGKFAVDIPASIALDSCKWTVLVDGKPVVLQLWDTAGQERFHSITRHVFHKAQAFLLMYDITSSQSFSAVSYWANSIQESAAENVTVLLLGNKSDHAERQVKTEQGDILAKEYSFGFMECSAATGKNVVEALETVARMLSRSSDSREEATVLHRQQAQTSQSRCC; encoded by the exons CCTCAGAATGATTCTTTGAGTGTGCATGAGCGAACCAGCATGGATTTCCACAACAGTGGCAGCAGACGCAAACTGGGGTCGAGCCGTAGAAACAAAGGAAGACAAACAGTCAAAGACTCTgttactgaaacaaacaaaaatcccatACAAGAAGATGAAGAGAAAGCAAGTAGCACCAAACTCAGTGAAACAGCATTAACAGTCGAGTCGACAGGCCAGAAAGAAGAGAATATAGACGCCGGTGCTTTTGGTTGGACTTCTGAGTTAACTTCTGTTGGTGTGCTTTCAACCTCAAATGCAGATGAAATGGTAGTTGACAAGTCACTGATTCCAGATGGGGACCTTTCCAGCATATTTTCAATGATAGATACGAGGAGCAGGCAAACAGATGAAAGCACAGAGCCACCAGTGCAGGACAGAAGTGTAGAAGAAAACGTTTTAGTGTCTGAACCAGAAGTACGTCCTGTCACAGCTGagataaatacagataaaaGCATCAGCAGAGAAGAAACCGACCCTGAAGACCAGGTTGAGAAAGCATCACCAAACAGCAACATCACCCAATCGCCCCAACACACTGAGGATGGAGTTGAGAAAGTGCATGAACAGGAGGCTGATCAAACGGAAGGCGTGTTTCATATTTATGATACTGCTGAAAAAGAGAGCGATCATGCTgcagaaaagactgaaataatGACCAGAAACGTCTTTGActcaacaaaaagcaaagaaaaggaTGAAGAAACTGAAACGTTAAGGCGATTGAGTGATTCAGGCCTTTCTGCCACACCAGAAAGaagcacagaaaacagcagctacaaAGACCACGCTGAAGTCGAATACAGTGTTGAGCAAGAAGCATATTCATCACCACAAGATAATTTGCCCACAAATGAGGAACAAGATGAGAGCACCAAGACATCTACAGCTATAGAAACTCTCCATTCAGAGGACATCGCGATTAAGGATCATGAAGAGCAGATTAACCCAGAACAAATGCAGGAAATGCACCAAATTGATTTCATCTCACTTACACAGAGCAAGTCTACTGTACAAACACTGCAGCCAGATGCAAATGTTGCTTTGGAGTCCGATTCTCAGGACAATTATGAAGGCAACAAAGACGAAACTCACTCAGGCCTCAAAACTGCAGGGATCCGAAGGAAACTGGGCTCGAGCCGGaggattaaagcaaaacaagatgCCAAATTTACTGAAGCCAACCAGGAACATAAAGAGGAAGGTGTAGAAAATTCAGAGAACAATGAAGCAACACAAATGTTTGCTACAGAAACAATTCAGCAGAGAGAATCAGATGATTTAAAATCTGCTGAGAAATTAGAAACAATTAGTTCAACTGaggagaaaaaggcagaaaagcagcaagaggaggatgaagatctGGACAACAGAACAGTTTCAACATCAGATAATATTCCAAGCTCAGACCAAGAGGACTATCATGAATCAGTTAAAGACACCAAAGAGAAACGTGTAAAACTTGTTCATGACCCTGATATTTCAATTCAGCTTCCAGGATATGACACAGACAAGAAGGGCTTTTTAATGCAATCAACAGAAGCTTCTGTTTCCAAAGATGACTCGGATATGGAGAGTGTCTTATATCATGATGACACTGTCATCCCCGAGCCAGGCAGTGTGAGTGTGCCTGATCAAGATGAAGCAACTCATCACCAAAACAGGGAAGCTGAGACACCGGAACAAGAAGTTCAGCTGCAACAGACGAGCAAAGCGACGGAAACCGTGGTATGTGTCCCATCAAAAGACCGCAGCACAGAGGTGGCGAGCTCAGTGAATGTACAAGATCCTGAACTGAGTGAAGCGGGAGAAAAACGCATCTGTGCAGACCAAGAAGTAAATGCTTCACCCGAGTCTATTTCTGCTTCAGAGGAGCCACCTGTGGATGCATCCTACATAAGTGGAATATCTACAACAATGGATGCTGGCAACAGCCAACAAGAAACCACCAGTTCTGATTTTAGTGACAGTTTGGAAGTAAAATCCAAACATAAGAGGAGAAAGTTTGGCTCTTCTCGCAGGACTCCggtcaacaaaaaacaagagggAGAGGCTCACAGTGCAGATGTGACAAAAACTGAGAGCAGTACAGAAGATGGGATGAGAGGCGTGGAGAAGATGAAGGTTGTGGAGGAGTTCCCCTCAACTGCAGAGGGAGTAGaaagtgaaaatgttcagcCATTGCATGGTGCTTTAGTGCAACGAGAAGCGGCTGAAGCCAGAACTGCTGAGTCTGACGAGCACAGGCTCGTCCAGGCGACTGCAGAGCAAAAACCAGAGAGCACAAGTGAAAGGATTCACAGTCCCACTGTAGAAGTCAAAAGTGCAAGCCCTGATTTTAGCTCAACCAACAGGAGAAGGGAAATGGGTTCCACCCACAAGAATCTTGGAtcacaaagcaaaacagaaaacttggaTCAGGAGGAGTTGGAGATTGGTGCAACAAAGTCTGAAACAACCCGAGGAGGCATAAGTAGTGAAAATGTCTGGGAAGTCAAAGAAGCAAACCTGCAAGTTCAGGCAGAATACAAAGTGAGCAGCTTCgatcaaagaaaagaaaaagtgtttgaaaCAGTCGCAGTCAGTCACATTGACAAGGCTTTAATAAAACCCCTGGCTGAACAAACACCTGAGGAAGACCCAGTTTCTCTGAGCCACAATGACTCAGCATcaggagggaggagaaaaaagtTTGGATCTAACCGGAAGACACgctcacagcagagaaacaaagaccAAAATGAATGTGAGGTTGGACTGATAGAGGCACAGAACGAAAATGATGCTGGAGGGATCCCAGAAGAGGGTGCACCCGGGGCAGCGGTACTGCGAACAGATAAATCACCTGACCTGGATAACATACCAGAG gatGATGGAAACGGTGATAAAGCGTCGGCCAGCATCAGCATCCCCGAAACTAAACTGTTCTCAAAGTCTGTGAG gGAGACGACTTCCAGAACATTGTATCCTGATGAAATCCCCTTTGGTCAAGGGAGGGAAAGGCAGCTCTTTTTTG GGACCGACAGATCAAACTGTTATAATGTGGTGTTGGTGGGAGAGAGCTCTGTGGGGAAATCCTCCTTCATGAAAAGAGCTCAAACGGGGAAGTTTGCTGTAGACATACCTGCCTCCATTG CCTTGGACTCCTGCAAGTGGACCGTGTTGGTAGATGGGAAACCTGTGGTGCTGCAGTTATGGGACACAGCAGGTCAAGAAAG GTTTCACAGCATCACAAGACATGTTTTCCACAAAGCCCAGGCATTTCTTTTGATGTACGACATCACTTCCTCTCAGAGTTTTTCTGCAGTCAGCTACTGGGCAAACTCCATCCAG GAATCTGCTGCAGAGAACGTGACCGTTCTGCTCCTGGGGAATAAGAGCGATCACGCAGAGAGACAAGTTAAAACCGAACAGGGGGACATTCTTGCTAAG GAATACAGCTTCGGCTTCATGGAGTGCAGCGCTGCCACTGGTAAAAATGTGGTCGAGGCCTTGGAAACTGTGGCTCG GATGTTGAGTCGAAGCTCTGACTCGAGAGAGGAAGCCACAGTTTTGCACCGCCAGCAGGCGCAGACGAGCCAGTCAAGGTGCTGCTGA
- the rab44 gene encoding uncharacterized protein rab44 isoform X2 has translation MPVSPDSSMSLMPLTGHSSEVQSSVPTAHPETDPQTLIPKSENIQDQHERGIQIDIGMVQTSVEVTQQGVDQSDALYSEDINVLSDNAQKKGQEVDVLPTQMQESLQVYTISESVTHDAAKVDDDLETTQTSLEIIPGSQAELKPVSDLNLPVSHSTSMFAVFTPGHSSEVHSTVTQSYPEPNLESFVAKSESPPEYPDEREKDINVAMSEKSGEAQPVDQSDTVQSKEVISPDDSVTAVEPEQIPEEQTTEIQERLPIWYSSNTVTNDAPVNLEIVSENQTDPAETINTLQSEFTDSSTVDSVAKQDDVSSSDKEITISTEEDSLEAVVQINYDDHVQESKQTSMNDTEKDYTVLMHKDEGGDLVEEDIKHSSEQSVHQEGIVPKAEIASVHLQSTLSDLNVSSDPQLQDKSLSTDEQTDANLSLSGNKRKLGSSRRNKGRQRGKEPKGGVIDSTMSDEALDTAVLEIKSTRQDKTTQDFEHDIILSFSHDSTMSVVPSPCHSSEIQSSVPTAHPEIDPESIIPKSENLPEDHDERRTQNIVGLEKQLVDDTKEDVDKSDTPHTEVIRNVLSDDSQLEGQAVEVQPTQMQESQQINFSVQTVTSDATESCHLISEPLTDLETSELTTKTTDKSTTQPEEYPTGENLSEASDLKQDNYDLHGINKQQISDLKEVELSVSQIKESKDTVDDDDIKPKTYVFDQEKEGLLIDTEEKKSAALAILSETGSLDSQPQNDSVNVSKQTNTGFTKSGNKRKLGSTRRNKGRQQVEEFKGEVLENTKGDSALERTNLTETKTTEQKELTEDTKRDNLLSVSQASSMSFMPLPDHSEVQSSRATDYPETETQTLILGSQSLEDDRTEREPDSYVQLVEETAGAMQLEINKCVAFHSDDLLDNAQREVQKVESHPTQMQGSLQIECSSEGFTGGHIEISEQQECFTKENEGYDSNNASKPQSSDLKEVDSALHQGHEFKDKVEDDMKPKCEQVIYQEKAEFSSTTEENKRALSTLQSKSVSFDSQPQNDSLSVHERTSMDFHNSGSRRKLGSSRRNKGRQTVKDSVTETNKNPIQEDEEKASSTKLSETALTVESTGQKEENIDAGAFGWTSELTSVGVLSTSNADEMVVDKSLIPDGDLSSIFSMIDTRSRQTDESTEPPVQDRSVEENVLVSEPEVRPVTAEINTDKSISREETDPEDQVEKASPNSNITQSPQHTEDGVEKVHEQEADQTEGVFHIYDTAEKESDHAAEKTEIMTRNVFDSTKSKEKDEETETLRRLSDSGLSATPERSTENSSYKDHAEVEYSVEQEAYSSPQDNLPTNEEQDESTKTSTAIETLHSEDIAIKDHEEQINPEQMQEMHQIDFISLTQSKSTVQTLQPDANVALESDSQDNYEGNKDETHSGLKTAGIRRKLGSSRRIKAKQDAKFTEANQEHKEEGVENSENNEATQMFATETIQQRESDDLKSAEKLETISSTEEKKAEKQQEEDEDLDNRTVSTSDNIPSSDQEDYHESVKDTKEKRVKLVHDPDISIQLPGYDTDKKGFLMQSTEASVSKDDSDMESVLYHDDTVIPEPGSVSVPDQDEATHHQNREAETPEQEVQLQQTSKATETVVCVPSKDRSTEVASSVNVQDPELSEAGEKRICADQEVNASPESISASEEPPVDASYISGISTTMDAGNSQQETTSSDFSDSLEVKSKHKRRKFGSSRRTPVNKKQEGEAHSADVTKTESSTEDGMRGVEKMKVVEEFPSTAEGVESENVQPLHGALVQREAAEARTAESDEHRLVQATAEQKPESTSERIHSPTVEVKSASPDFSSTNRRREMGSTHKNLGSQSKTENLDQEELEIGATKSETTRGGISSENVWEVKEANLQVQAEYKVSSFDQRKEKVFETVAVSHIDKALIKPLAEQTPEEDPVSLSHNDSASGGRRKKFGSNRKTRSQQRNKDQNECEVGLIEAQNENDAGGIPEEGAPGAAVLRTDKSPDLDNIPEDDGNGDKASASISIPETKLFSKSVRETTSRTLYPDEIPFGQGRERQLFFGTDRSNCYNVVLVGESSVGKSSFMKRAQTGKFAVDIPASIALDSCKWTVLVDGKPVVLQLWDTAGQERFHSITRHVFHKAQAFLLMYDITSSQSFSAVSYWANSIQESAAENVTVLLLGNKSDHAERQVKTEQGDILAKEYSFGFMECSAATGKNVVEALETVARMLSRSSDSREEATVLHRQQAQTSQSRCC, from the exons ATGCCTGTTTCACCTGACAGCTCTATGTCTTTAATGCCTCTGACTGGTCATTCTTCTGAGGTTCAGAGCTCAGTACCAACAGCACATCCTGAAACTGACCCACAGACTTTGATtcctaaaagtgaaaatatacaAGATCAACATGAGAGAGGGATACAGATTGACATTGGGATGGTCCAAACATCTGTGGAGGTCACACAGCAAGGTGTGGACCAATCTGATGCGCTTTATAGTGAAGACATAAATGTCTTGTCAGACAATGCTCAGAAAAAAGGACAAGAGGTAGATGTTCTTCCAACACAAATGCAAGAAAGTCTACAAGTTTATACCATATCAGAAAGTGTTACCCATGATGCTGCTAAGGTTGATGACGACCTTGAAACAACACAAACGTCATTGGAAATAATACCAGGAAGCCAGGCAGAATTAAAGCCAGTGAGTGATCTTAATTTGCCTGTATCACATTCCACCTCTATGTTTGCAGTGTTTACACCTGGTCATTCCTCTGAGGTTCACAGCACAGTGACACAAAGCTATCCTGAGCCTAATCTGGAGAGTTTTGTTGCTAAAAGTGAAAGTCCTCCAGAATATCCAgatgaaagagagaaagacatTAATGTTGCGATGTCTGAGAAATCCGGAGAAGCCCAACCAGTGGATCAATCTGACACTGTTCAGAGTAAAGAAGTGATAAGTCCTGATGATTCAGTCACAGCTGTAGAACCAGAGCAAATTCCTGAAGAACAGACAACAGAAATACAAGAACGTCTACCAATTTGGTATTCATCTAACACTGTGACAAATGATGCTCCAGTAAATCTTgaaattgtttctgaaaatcagACAGACCCAGCTGAAACCATCAATACATTGCAGTCAGAGTTCACAGACAGCAGTACTGTTGACTCTGTTGCCAAACAGGATGATGTGTCCTCTAGTGACAAAGAAATCACGATTTCTACAGAAGAAGACAGCTTGGAAGCTGTAGTCCAGATAAACTATGATGATCATGTCCAAGAGTCAAAGCAAACATCGATGAACGACACAGAAAAAGACTACACTGTCCTCATGCACAAGGATGAAGGTGGAGACCTTGTGGAGGAAGATATTAAACACAGTTCTGAACAAAGTGTTCATCAAGAAGGAATTGTCCCTAAAGCTGAGATTGCCAGTGTTCATCTTCAGTCTACACTGTCAGACTTGAATGTTTCTTCAGACCCTCAGCTCCAGGACAAATCTCTGAGCACAGATGAGCAAACTGATGCTAACTTAAGCCTCAGTGGAAACAAACGAAAACTGGGATCAAGTCGTAGAAATAAAGGAAGGCAGCGTGGTAAAGAACCTAAAGGGGGAGTCATTGACAGTACCATGAGTGATGAAGCCCTTGACACAGCAgtattagaaataaaatcaacCAGACAGGATAAAACAACTCAAGACTTTGAGCATGATATAATCCTGTCTTTTTCACATGACAGCACCATGTCTGTGGTTCCTTCACCTTGTCATTCTTCTGAGATTCAGAGCTCAGTGCCAACAGCACATCCTGAAATTGACCCGGAGAGCATTATTCCTAAAAGTGAAAATCTTCCAGAAGATCATGATGAAAGAAGAACACAGAATATTGTGGGACTGGAGAAACAGTTGGTGGATGACACAAAGGAAGATGTGGATAAATCTGATACTCCTCACACTGAGGTCATAAGAAATGTTCTTTCAGATGATTCTCAGCTGGAAGGGCAGGCGGTGGAAGTTCAACCAACACAAATGCAAGAAAGTCAACAAATCAATTTTTCAGTGCAAACTGTTACAAGTGATGCCACAGAAAGTTGTCACCTGATTTCTGAGCCTCTGACTGACCTTGAAACATCTGAGCTTACAACAAAAACTACTGACAAATCTACTACTCAACCGGAAGAGTATCCTACAGGCGAAAACCTTTCAGAGGCTTCAGACCTTAAACAGGACAATTATGATTTACATggtataaataaacaacaaatcagtgACCTAAAAGAGGTAGAATTGTCTGTGAGTCAGATCAAAGAGTCCAAAGACACAGTAGATGATGATGatataaaacccaaaacataTGTATTTGACCAGGAAAAGGAAGGCCTCTTAATTGACACAGAGGAGAAGAAATCTGCTGCTTTAGCTATTCTATCAGAAACTGGTTCTTTGGACTCACAGCCTCAAAATGACTCAGTAAATGTCAGCAAGCAAACCAACACAGGCTTCACCAAGAGtgggaacaaaagaaaactgggGTCAACTCGTAGAAATAAAGGAAGACAGCAGGTTGAAGAATTCAAAGGGGAAGTTTTAGAAAATACTAAGGGTGACTCAGCCCTGGAAAGaacaaatttaacagaaactaaGACAACAGAGCAAAAAGAATTGACAGAAGACACAAAACGTGACAATCTGCTGTCTGTTTCCCAGGCCAGCTCCATGTCTTTTATGCCTTTACCTGATCATTCTGAGGTTCAGAGCTCCAGAGCCACAGATTatcctgaaactgaaacacagacTTTAATTCTTGGTAGTCAAAGTCTTGAAGATGACAGAACTGAAAGAGAACCAGACAGTTATGTTCAACTGGTTGAAGAAACAGCAGGTGCCATGCAgctagaaataaataaatgtgtggcTTTTCACAGTGATGACCTTTTAGACAATGCTCAGAGGGAAGTACAGAAAGTAGAAAGTCATCCAACACAAATGCAAGGAAGTCTACAAATTGAATGTTCATCTGAAGGTTTTACAGGTGGCCATATTGAAATATCTGAACAGCAAGAgtgttttacaaaagaaaatgaggGCTATGATTCAAATAATGCCAGTAAACCTCAAAGCAGTGACTTAAAAGAGGTAGATTCTGCTTTACATCAGGGCCATGAGTTCAAAGACAAAGTAGAAGATGACATGAAACCAAAATGTGAACAAGTAATTTATCAGGAGAAGGCTGAGTTCTCCTCTACAACGGAGGAGAACAAACGTGCTTTGTCAACCCTTCAgtcaaaatctgtttcttttgaCTCGCAGCCTCAGAATGATTCTTTGAGTGTGCATGAGCGAACCAGCATGGATTTCCACAACAGTGGCAGCAGACGCAAACTGGGGTCGAGCCGTAGAAACAAAGGAAGACAAACAGTCAAAGACTCTgttactgaaacaaacaaaaatcccatACAAGAAGATGAAGAGAAAGCAAGTAGCACCAAACTCAGTGAAACAGCATTAACAGTCGAGTCGACAGGCCAGAAAGAAGAGAATATAGACGCCGGTGCTTTTGGTTGGACTTCTGAGTTAACTTCTGTTGGTGTGCTTTCAACCTCAAATGCAGATGAAATGGTAGTTGACAAGTCACTGATTCCAGATGGGGACCTTTCCAGCATATTTTCAATGATAGATACGAGGAGCAGGCAAACAGATGAAAGCACAGAGCCACCAGTGCAGGACAGAAGTGTAGAAGAAAACGTTTTAGTGTCTGAACCAGAAGTACGTCCTGTCACAGCTGagataaatacagataaaaGCATCAGCAGAGAAGAAACCGACCCTGAAGACCAGGTTGAGAAAGCATCACCAAACAGCAACATCACCCAATCGCCCCAACACACTGAGGATGGAGTTGAGAAAGTGCATGAACAGGAGGCTGATCAAACGGAAGGCGTGTTTCATATTTATGATACTGCTGAAAAAGAGAGCGATCATGCTgcagaaaagactgaaataatGACCAGAAACGTCTTTGActcaacaaaaagcaaagaaaaggaTGAAGAAACTGAAACGTTAAGGCGATTGAGTGATTCAGGCCTTTCTGCCACACCAGAAAGaagcacagaaaacagcagctacaaAGACCACGCTGAAGTCGAATACAGTGTTGAGCAAGAAGCATATTCATCACCACAAGATAATTTGCCCACAAATGAGGAACAAGATGAGAGCACCAAGACATCTACAGCTATAGAAACTCTCCATTCAGAGGACATCGCGATTAAGGATCATGAAGAGCAGATTAACCCAGAACAAATGCAGGAAATGCACCAAATTGATTTCATCTCACTTACACAGAGCAAGTCTACTGTACAAACACTGCAGCCAGATGCAAATGTTGCTTTGGAGTCCGATTCTCAGGACAATTATGAAGGCAACAAAGACGAAACTCACTCAGGCCTCAAAACTGCAGGGATCCGAAGGAAACTGGGCTCGAGCCGGaggattaaagcaaaacaagatgCCAAATTTACTGAAGCCAACCAGGAACATAAAGAGGAAGGTGTAGAAAATTCAGAGAACAATGAAGCAACACAAATGTTTGCTACAGAAACAATTCAGCAGAGAGAATCAGATGATTTAAAATCTGCTGAGAAATTAGAAACAATTAGTTCAACTGaggagaaaaaggcagaaaagcagcaagaggaggatgaagatctGGACAACAGAACAGTTTCAACATCAGATAATATTCCAAGCTCAGACCAAGAGGACTATCATGAATCAGTTAAAGACACCAAAGAGAAACGTGTAAAACTTGTTCATGACCCTGATATTTCAATTCAGCTTCCAGGATATGACACAGACAAGAAGGGCTTTTTAATGCAATCAACAGAAGCTTCTGTTTCCAAAGATGACTCGGATATGGAGAGTGTCTTATATCATGATGACACTGTCATCCCCGAGCCAGGCAGTGTGAGTGTGCCTGATCAAGATGAAGCAACTCATCACCAAAACAGGGAAGCTGAGACACCGGAACAAGAAGTTCAGCTGCAACAGACGAGCAAAGCGACGGAAACCGTGGTATGTGTCCCATCAAAAGACCGCAGCACAGAGGTGGCGAGCTCAGTGAATGTACAAGATCCTGAACTGAGTGAAGCGGGAGAAAAACGCATCTGTGCAGACCAAGAAGTAAATGCTTCACCCGAGTCTATTTCTGCTTCAGAGGAGCCACCTGTGGATGCATCCTACATAAGTGGAATATCTACAACAATGGATGCTGGCAACAGCCAACAAGAAACCACCAGTTCTGATTTTAGTGACAGTTTGGAAGTAAAATCCAAACATAAGAGGAGAAAGTTTGGCTCTTCTCGCAGGACTCCggtcaacaaaaaacaagagggAGAGGCTCACAGTGCAGATGTGACAAAAACTGAGAGCAGTACAGAAGATGGGATGAGAGGCGTGGAGAAGATGAAGGTTGTGGAGGAGTTCCCCTCAACTGCAGAGGGAGTAGaaagtgaaaatgttcagcCATTGCATGGTGCTTTAGTGCAACGAGAAGCGGCTGAAGCCAGAACTGCTGAGTCTGACGAGCACAGGCTCGTCCAGGCGACTGCAGAGCAAAAACCAGAGAGCACAAGTGAAAGGATTCACAGTCCCACTGTAGAAGTCAAAAGTGCAAGCCCTGATTTTAGCTCAACCAACAGGAGAAGGGAAATGGGTTCCACCCACAAGAATCTTGGAtcacaaagcaaaacagaaaacttggaTCAGGAGGAGTTGGAGATTGGTGCAACAAAGTCTGAAACAACCCGAGGAGGCATAAGTAGTGAAAATGTCTGGGAAGTCAAAGAAGCAAACCTGCAAGTTCAGGCAGAATACAAAGTGAGCAGCTTCgatcaaagaaaagaaaaagtgtttgaaaCAGTCGCAGTCAGTCACATTGACAAGGCTTTAATAAAACCCCTGGCTGAACAAACACCTGAGGAAGACCCAGTTTCTCTGAGCCACAATGACTCAGCATcaggagggaggagaaaaaagtTTGGATCTAACCGGAAGACACgctcacagcagagaaacaaagaccAAAATGAATGTGAGGTTGGACTGATAGAGGCACAGAACGAAAATGATGCTGGAGGGATCCCAGAAGAGGGTGCACCCGGGGCAGCGGTACTGCGAACAGATAAATCACCTGACCTGGATAACATACCAGAG gatGATGGAAACGGTGATAAAGCGTCGGCCAGCATCAGCATCCCCGAAACTAAACTGTTCTCAAAGTCTGTGAG gGAGACGACTTCCAGAACATTGTATCCTGATGAAATCCCCTTTGGTCAAGGGAGGGAAAGGCAGCTCTTTTTTG GGACCGACAGATCAAACTGTTATAATGTGGTGTTGGTGGGAGAGAGCTCTGTGGGGAAATCCTCCTTCATGAAAAGAGCTCAAACGGGGAAGTTTGCTGTAGACATACCTGCCTCCATTG CCTTGGACTCCTGCAAGTGGACCGTGTTGGTAGATGGGAAACCTGTGGTGCTGCAGTTATGGGACACAGCAGGTCAAGAAAG GTTTCACAGCATCACAAGACATGTTTTCCACAAAGCCCAGGCATTTCTTTTGATGTACGACATCACTTCCTCTCAGAGTTTTTCTGCAGTCAGCTACTGGGCAAACTCCATCCAG GAATCTGCTGCAGAGAACGTGACCGTTCTGCTCCTGGGGAATAAGAGCGATCACGCAGAGAGACAAGTTAAAACCGAACAGGGGGACATTCTTGCTAAG GAATACAGCTTCGGCTTCATGGAGTGCAGCGCTGCCACTGGTAAAAATGTGGTCGAGGCCTTGGAAACTGTGGCTCG GATGTTGAGTCGAAGCTCTGACTCGAGAGAGGAAGCCACAGTTTTGCACCGCCAGCAGGCGCAGACGAGCCAGTCAAGGTGCTGCTGA